DNA from Gadus chalcogrammus isolate NIFS_2021 chromosome 11, NIFS_Gcha_1.0, whole genome shotgun sequence:
TCTTTTTTCTTCTACAGCTGGGGCCAGGCCCAGCAGTCATCAAGCAGGGCCGTCTACGTTCGTCATTTAGCGCACATCAACTGCTGGTCAGGCTTCACACGGTGTAGTGTGTTGTGTACTGTGTCATGGTTTAGGCCCCAGTGCTCGCCATCTTAAGCTAGACGTCacagtacagtgccgtgttccaatgcccgtactgtccgtacttactagccaaaatttgagtacgcagtacgttccaattcagatccggcgaaaataagtatacctcaaggacccggatgccgcactcaaaacgggctaatcgtgaagtgtggatcgaaggacactccccgcaCTGAACGGTAGCCATCTTAGCtatgtagcggaagaggcggagccaggctgagccaaagtcggcgcattttccacatagcctgcattaagtcattttgtagtttttatagctttttatagctgctaggcttaaagagttcaccgttcaaagcgggatgtttattgcgggggaggagccacggcggcagtcgtgatcgtaatttccggttagtgcaccactgagtactcgatttggaacagcactcaagGCCGATTttgggtcgttttagacgcagagacgtaagcacgtaatttacacaagggacttgttttagacaagttttgatttacggtcccttaaggttccttaaggattgcgcgtgttgcaaggggattctccgccagaacagtagggggagcaacgaacgaatctgtgggcgtggaagtggaaatcgctggcttgtttatatttatgcacTTCCAGTATTTTCGACGAGAGTAGCAGTAGTTTAGGTTAGGTTAGCGGTCTTTTTCCACACTCTGAacaaccggaaatgtgagactcctgaaaggatgtggttagctggccaatcacagtctatgcgagctgcgtagggccgtagtgttttagtcgcatagtcaggaattttgggcgacgcacttaagcacgtaaggggggatattttaccgcgcaagggggggttatgtgtcttacgtgcttacgcgttacgtctaaaacagagcatatatcggccttcacatctgaaaaattaacgtagtagacagtgcggatagtatacttcctttaagtatactcatggaagtacgggtattggaacacggcacaggacAATAGTGACTTAACTACTGCTGTGACTTCTGGTCTTGGACTTTTTGGACGAGGTTGTTGATGGGGTAGGGGTTTGGCTTGCAGTGAGTTCAGGTCATCATGGAGGTCAGGGTTTGGCTTTAATCTCCAACACAAATATCTCCAAACAACAATTGTTGAAATCTAAATGTAGGCCGATGTTAGATACTCCTGCTTCAGTTTTTATAAAAGGGGCCaatttatccaaagggacttccatctaaaaatagatttttgGTTCATGTTGGAACCACaaggagtaggcctacatgcctaCGCTATACACAATACATAGCGTTCTTAAGTGTGAGCACGCTTTTTTAACATGAAAGAAAAAATGGCAATACACTGACCACATAAGACTTCTGTAGAACATTTACTAAGAAAGGAAGCTGTCTGAATCCAGGGGCCAAGATTTAAAGACTGGACAGTGCTCTGTAGAGTTTACAACACGACTGTTCTACATGGGCGGGGATTCCCACGAGTCGGTTCAATGTCAGAGGACCATGCAGCCGCCCTCAACAATAACGTGACATACAAGATCACATCGGTGAAAAAAGCTTTATTTAATTTGCTCTAATTTGTTATCCAACAgcgtttgataaaaaaaaacaacagcacgTGTTTGATGAGATaaatacgaaaaaaaaaaaaaatggaaaagaaaGTTTGTCAAAAGGTTTTTTTTACTCCACAGTTCACAGGGTAGTGAATGCAAAGTTGTAAAATCGACCGTAGAGGGGTGTGCTGGAAGCACAACCGTCTAACGGAGCTTGAACATTTCCATTTCTTCATGGACGTTAGACATGTAGAATTGTTCATTCGTTCAACAAGGCGCCTTTGTTCATTCACAGCGATTACCAAGAATGATATCGGCAGGAAATAGGCACAGTATGAACTGAAATGTGTTTCAGTTGTACCAAATTCATACTCTTCATGTGTATCAAGGTATAAATAAGGCTACTAGAACAAGGACAAAGCATGTCCCAGGGCTGTATCACATCGATTATacacaaaacattacaaaaataaatatttctaaACATTTGATTAATGTGGCCCTCGTTGTGTGAAATAAGTTCCATAAATATCAAATGTATAAATACTTTTTTGCACGAATGCATCCTCTTGTGAGGCAGGTGAGGTCATGGAGTCTCCTGATAGAGAGCCCTGTCTTTTCACATTGCTCGTCACCCACGCTCTGGGAGGCCTCGTTGGGCTATCCCAGAGTCGTCATTATAACGAAACTCTATTCTGCGTCGGCTTGGTCTGAATGGTGAGTATCCATCAGAGGCGAGCACTACGTCATCACCTTCAGGTTTAATACTGGAAGGCGTTAACTGACACAATTGCCCATGAGTAAGCTTTTAAAGTGCTTAGGAAGGCAGGTTGAGCTAGGTTCCTAGATTTCAGTCTCTGTACGTATCAATATGATAATATAGATGCACACAGATATTTATCTGTTATTGAGTGAGCACTGTGAATGTTACATGCGCAATGCAGCACTCGGTAGCTTTCCCTGAGATTGGGGTATCCCGGGTGTTAAGTCCATTTGTTATAAAACTTTGAGCAATCAGAGTTAGTTTACAACTTAACACTTATTTTGTTTCACAAAATTGCTTAATCTATCCTACATAACGAGGAAGACGAGAACCTTTTGACCTCATATCACAAGTAAGTAAACGTTTTATGTTCACCACGAAAACAGTGGTGGACACAGGAAAAAGAGAATCCCCATCACCCAGGGTTTGTTCCGATGGAGTTGCTCCTCTTGGAATTCCCCCCTCACCGCATTTATCCAGTTggacctttattttatttttcttaaggAGTTTCAGAAAAGCCCAAGAAAGTCCCCAAGCAAGACCCCCCAGGTCTGATTCACTCTTCGCTTTTGCCCGAATAAGATGGATGTGAAATCCCCCCTCTTTCATAGTGCCCGTTAGCGATGGCCTTTTCAACGATTGAGTCTGCCGTCCGGTTCTGATCCAAGTCCCTGAGTTTTTGCAGGAGATGGTGGAGTTTAGCTTCTTGGCCTTCCCTCTGCAGCCATACGTCCAGCAGCTCATAGACGCGGTCCTCGTTGTTTGCGTCGTTGATTGCGTTGTCGCTCAGATCCAAGCTCCGGAAGAATCTCTTGTGAACCTTGGAATCCATGTCAACGTGAAAATACTCAAAGCAGAGCTTTAGAGACTTCTCACCTGAACACAGAAGGGTAAATATGTTTGATGTTTTCTGTACCCAGTATAAAGTACAGCTGGATGTTTTCATTACAAAGTATAAAGTACAGCTGGATGTATTCAGTCCCCAGTATAAAGTATCGCTGGATGTATTCAGTCCCCAGTAAAGTATAGCTGGATGTATGTAGAACCAAGAAAAAATAAGATCTTACCATTTAAAGGAACAAGCAGAGAATCGTCCTCATTCTAGAATAAAAAGACAAGGTAAACACAAATCAGAACAGTTCTTGCTTTTGTCCCGTGCTCACACAGCTAGCTTCTCCCCGACTCAGAGTGGCTCGCAGTCACCAGTCACCCTCTGTAGCCGGGTCAAACCTATCAGGCCACCAGCCCACTCCCGTTTCCCTTCTGTTTTTGAGAGACTGGTCGAGGTGGTTCACATCGCCAGATGTGAACTGAATTCATGACTTTAGGCAGACCCCACTCAGATTCCCACGCAAAACCCTTGATTCAAGCACCGGCTTGGAAATCCACGTGGGCCGTTCAACGCAGATGCATATTTTGGCCTTCAGTCTTTGCCATCAATTAGCCCTTCTTCAAAACCATTACTCTGCATCTTCAATGAACCCCATAACTCAAACATCTAGTGCAAAACAGGCAACAAACCATGCACAAGCCACAACCGTGTAAGAATTTCATGCATGCATCGACGACCCTCCACCACATACACAAGATTTGATTCAAAGCTCGGACCACGTGTGCCTTAGGCCACGTGGTAGTAGGTGGGTTAGTAGGTCATGGGTGAAAAGACGTTGTGTTGAGGAAAGATCTGCCAACAATCAGCCCCTTGTCACCAGGCTACGTCGATTTTAATCACTTCGAAGTGAAGTAGAGGAAGGATAAGATCAACGGGTAGTGTTAGCTCGAGCATGCCAGATCCGGCGATGTGCTCACCCTCGCAGAGGGCGGGCTGGGGGTCCTAGGGCGAACTCGGTAGAAGGCAGGCGGAGGGGGCATCGAGGTGTACGTATTGGGGAGCTGGACCGTGAGGCTGGTCTcagagctgctgctgcccagACCAGGGTCATCTTCATTGACCGAGCCGTTGCTTCGGGGCTCTTCAGAGGGCAGCAGGGGGATTTCCACCAACACGTTATGGGCGTTCTGCGCGATCTCGAGGGATCCATGCCTTTTGGCATCCTAGCAAGGACGAGCAAGACGCAGCCTTGTCAGTCTATGAGTGCAGCGGCCAATCACAGGCGTCCTCTCATCAGTCTATGAGTGCAGAggccaatcacaggcctcctCTTATCAGTCTATGAGAGCAGCCgccaatcacaggcctcctCTCTTCAGTCTATGAGAGCAGCcgccaatcacaggcctctgCTCATCAGTCTATGAGAGCGgccaccaatcacaggcctcctCTTATCAGTCTATGAGAGCAGCCgccaatcacaggcctcctCTCTTCAGTCTATGAGAGCAGCCgccaatcacaggcctcctCTCTTCAGTCTATGAGAGCAGCcgccaatcacaggcctctgCTCATCAGTCTATGAGAGCGgccaccaatcacaggcctcctCTTATGAGTCTATGAGAGCAGCTgccaatcacaggcctcctCTCATCATTCTATGAGAGTAgccaccaatcacaggcctcctTTCACAAGTGGTGCGTTTACTTATGGTTATAATTTACTGCCTTTTACTGCCAACATCTTCGGAATCAAGTAtgcattaaaaataacaaatacaccACAGTGACATTGTGAAGAGCCTGAGCagacaaaaagtaaaaaattgcAAATCACGGTAAGAGTATGATATCACACTCAACAGAGAATACACCCCTGGAACGAATGGTAACTTTCCAACTTTTGTAAGGTTAAATTGGAAAGTGTATTCTCTTCTTCAATCCAATCTTTTTGGAAACTCACTAAGGGTTTAATGTATTAAAGATTGTATTAGAGATTCTCGGGACTTAAATGATTAAGAAGAAATGGTATGTAAGATGACTCACCTGGTGTGACTGGCCTGGTGACAGGCTAAGCAggcctggggagagggagagacaaagattACTTGTATTCCCTCTCATCAAACACTTGTTGCAGACATTTTTTTGCTAATTTAAAGTATGTAGGGAACAAGGTATCTTTAGCCTATTTTTTCGGGGGGAATTCAATACAAAGAAGCCACAGCATTCGTGTTGTAGTAGGTAATGTCGCCAATAGGTTAACCTGCTGATTAGTCCTTAAAAAGGAGATTTGGTTTGCCAATGCATTGCAATAACCTCAACCCATCTCCAGTGCAATAAATTTACTCCTGACAGTAAAAATTACATTTGTGTTACACACTAACCAAAATGAAATAACCTTTTTAAAAACAATAGGGTATAGTTCCTCAACTCCAACAAAGTAAAGGATTGCCTTATTCTGGCCATGAAGTGTGTTCAACTTACATGTCAACCAAGGTCTCCTTTTCTTGTAGACCCAGATGCCAAAAACAGCCCCACCGATCACTAGTAGGCCTAGAATCCAGAGCGCTGCAGACGGAGACATAAGATGACCAGCCACCATTAGCACGGATCTGATGTTCATGAGCTCAGTGTCAACAAGTTCATCATGTAGTCTGGCACTAATTGATTGGACCAACACACGCTTTAAAAATCCatgcaggaggtagagcggtcTGGATGGTAACTggagggttgctagttcaatccccggctcctccgagTGTCGAGATGTCCCTGAGAAAGACATCTCCCCCTAACAGttccagacgagctggctgtcgcctggctgacaccgctgtcggtgtgtgaatgaatgggtgcatgttaggcaatattgtaaagcgctttgagcgagcactgtttagaaaagcgctatagaaATGCAGTTAAGATACCATTCAAAAAAGCCTAAAACCCATCAGTTACAGAAAACAGACCCTTTTCACCACAGGATAATCACAGGACAAACCCCGGTGTTGCTCAGAATACTAATCAGGGGTCTGCTCCTTTCATGAACCATGGCACAGGTGGCAGACCCATCttcactactactactgctactactactactacgtaAAGGGACTCTTAAGAGTCTTACTGTGTTGATCGAATGCACAAAGACGTGTTGGATAAAACCAGTAGCAGCAGATAGAGCGATAGCAGAAGAGGGTTTATGTGCCGCTTACCCAGGGGGGCTGAGCCTGAATCAGGAGACCTACCCTCCGTTGGGGTCCCGGGCGTCGAGGTCTTGGCGCATTCGCTGTTGGAGTGGGCAGTGCAGCTCTTCACCCGCGTCTCTCCGTCGTTACAGCTAAGAGAAAGAACCACAATGTATCCAATGGGAAGGGGAACGCTGGGAGGAGCTTGAAAGAGTAGAATAAATATGCTTTTGAAATAAAGGCTAAATATGGGTGATATTGATCAAGTCCAACCCcatgctctctcctctcctgggcTCACCTCCTGCACCGCTGACACACCTCGCAGGCCTGGTCGTGGGCGCAGAAGTACCCGGATTTACACCGGCACACCGTGTTGTTGGTGGGGGAGCAGGGCTGCACCTCTTCATGGTCTggggggacacaaacacaacactggGGTCCCAGACCTTTTAGGTCTCACTCATTCACAATCAGCTGTCACAATCACCCTCTCACCTGTTGTTTTCAGTTTGCCTTAACCTTTTTatattctttgtttttcttttgaatgTACTCTACTTCTACTAGTTTATAATTTGATCTGTTCTCTTTATGGGAGAAAGGGTTACTCATTTCACAGTAAcccctcactcattcacactttCACTCACTAACCCCCCCACTGTCGCTTCCATTCACCATGTCACCTGTCGGTCGCTCATAATCCCGTCTCACTTGACCCTCATTTACAATCCTCCACCCCCCTATCAGTGGTTCACTCTgtcaccccctcactccctcacctgGGCGGCACCGGGTGCAGGTGAGACAGGTGCGCAGGTCGTTGCTGTGCTCCGTGAACGTCCCCATGGGACACTCTGAGCACACACTGCTCTCCCGGTCGCTGGAGCACGAGGAGACCTGGTGTtcgcctgacacacacacacacacacacacacacacacacacacacacacacacacacacacacacacacacacacacacacacacacacacacacacacacacacacacacagacacacagtattTCACTTGAGCGAACGGAAGGCGATGTCATTTCCAACAAGTTACtcaagtgtgtatatatatatatatatatatatatatatacatatacacacaatattTATTGGTATATTTACTGGTGACCATGGAATGCATTAATTCAATTCAGTCTAGAAGTGATGAAATGATTCTAGTCACTAATGGTAATTAGTTATTTAGAAAGAAACATGGGGATTCCAGGgacatttcaaaataaagtagcctagTCCAGCcaagatagtccttctggcaacagaataaacagtttaaaaacataaccagactgtttaccacctcaggtgaattaacctatcctatgcACAGTcagatctatccatctatctatctatctatctatctggtCTGCTGACAtgcattcattttactctgaaataacttgaattgaAATTTAGAtatttggggataagcagcacagcggTCAGGTAGTTATTTAAGGCTATAATAAACTgaatattttgttgatattggtgaagcattatgaaagaatttgcatgcacaataaagcatCCAAAAAGATTTTCCGCGCGCTATGCATGCATTTTCCTTTTCCCTCTGGACTAAGCCCtggatgtttcagaaacctGGAAACGCCCCTGGTGACTAACGTGTGATGTGTGGACACCAGGAAGTGGACTGTTGACAGTGTTTCCATCTAACTAGGATCCCATTAGAAACACAAAcagcagccagccagacagggtcggggggggggggtctgtgtggaccctgggggaggcggggcttacCAGCGGGGCAGTTGAGGCAGCACAGGCTCGCTGACGGGTACAGGCCTTCAGGGCAGGAGCGTTGGCGCATCAGTACAGCCCCGTTTGGATTGGTGCCCGGTGGAGGAGTGGGCAGGGCTTCACAGAGGAGGGCcacagagaaaaacacagacacacacacacaagcctaaacacacacacacacacacacacacacacacacacacacacacacacacacacacacacacacacacacacacacacacacacacacacacacacacacacagggttgagTCGTTGGTGCCTCTAGGCTAGGTAGCTTAGCTGGTGACCGATCACTGAACacactgacgtgtgtgtgtgggggggggggggggcggcggggggtgAAGCCACAGTTTAAAAGGTGTACCCCCACAACCAGACTTCCACCTTAAAGTTGGACTACCAGGCAACTTTGAGGTGTATATTAATATGCTTTTTGACATTTCTTTATTGAAAGTTATTTGGAAGGTAGATGCTTAGGATTCTTGTTGTCATCACTTTTAATTATTCCTATTCATGTCTCAAAGTTAGTTTTTAAAACGCACTTCAGAAAATAAAACTACTCTCCCTGTTTTTGATACAGGCTGCAATTTACATTTAGCTTTATTTTAATTCCATGCAGGTAACAGCCATATATGGTCCGGGGAAACTTCACACCCGCCCCTTGATTCCATTCCGTGCTCACAAATTAGATTCTCGGGAAGTGGACACGTGACCTGCTTCGCCCACCTGTGTCGCCTCCGGCTTCACCTGTGCAGACCTACGTCACACTCACGAGATGTCCATTAAAGACAAACCGAAACTAACATGACGGCTGCTTTAGAGAGATATCCTAATAACCGCTCTGAATAACTCTCAGAACGGACCTCAAACAGAAAACCTAATCCCAATCCTAAcgtttaataaatattaataaagaacTCCAATGTTGGTCAGTCACAGACTTCCCAATAAAGCGCGAAAGACGAAGATATGGGGATAAACGTCGGCGGGCTTAGGTAGACATGTAACGAATTAAATCAATTGAGTGGAACTTCACTGTTTTCACGCAGGGCTCCTCGTTGTTCGTTTTAAAGATcgaagaataaaataaaataaattacaaaaatgaGCGGAGATCTGGAGTCAGAGTACAGCCTTCTACTCGGACCCAAACCCCGCCATGGGCCATGGACTCATTAAACTACATTAAAacaataggcctactgcataaaaaaaaacaatccacCCAATCACGCTGACGACGGAGAGTAGTAGGCCACTTACCTTCAAAAGGATGCCTTTATTCATGTTTTGTCGTTAAGCGGATTCGGCCGTTCTAGTACGTTTGTTTCGAGGTCGGACGGCTTTCTAATGAAGACACCTCCCGGTGAGAAAGGGAGTGTATGAAGTCAACACACCACCCGGTGAGAGAGTGTGATCCCGGTGTTCCCCCGCCCCTTAGTATCAGGTTACATTGAGCTTCAAATTCCCCGCGAACCCCTGTGATGCCAACCCCATCACACACATTCCTGGGCCGATTGTAACTTCAATTATTTTCACAGACTTTCAAGTCCACTTTCCGTCTTCATTTAATGCTTTGCTATTGAAGAGGCAATTGGTCaattactttgtgtgtgtgtgtgtgtgtgtgtgtgtgtgtgtgtgtgtgtgtgtgtgtgtgtgtgtgtgtgtgtgtgtgtgtgtgtgtgtgtgtgtgtgagagtgtgtgtgtgtgtgtgtgtgtgtgtgtgtgttttttttctgtgtgtgtgcattcgccCGCGTATGTGTGCAAACATAAAgtgtgcaagcatgtgtgtgtctctctgagtcAGCAGAGCTCTCTGAGGGGGGCAGTCTGTACCGATTAAGTAAAACAGGGAAGTACAGGGCATcgggtatgagtgtgtgtgtctgtgtgtgtgtgtgtgtgtgtgtgtgtgtgtgtgtgtgtgtgtgtgtgtgtgtgtgtgtgtgtgtgtgtgtgtgtgtatgtgtgcgtgtgtgtgtgtgtgtctgtgtgtctgtgcatgtgtgtgtgtcacacacacacacacacacacacacacacacacacacacacacacacacacacacacacacacacacaaactcactcactcacaaacacacagaatgacactaacatagacagacagacacacacacacagacacacacacacacacacacaccagggaagGTGTTCAGAGCAGCAGCCAGCGTTGTATTCCTGGGCCACTCTCCCTCTGCTCTGACTCAGAGAGCAGGGACTCTGCTCTGActcagcagagagcagaggagagcagagtcAGATCAGGGTGGTGGGGATCAATCTACCAACTGATGTGCAGCACAATGAtgcaggactgtgtgtgtgtgtgtgtgtgtgtgtgtgtgtgtgtgtgtgtgtgtgtgtgtgtgtgtgtgtgtgtgtgtgtgtgtgtgtgtgtgtgtgtgtgtgtgtgtgtgtgtgtgtgcgtttgtgcgtgtgtttatgccGTGGGTGTGTGCATCTTAGAGAAGCCATGTGGAATTTGACACATCTctccaaacagacagacagacagacagacagacagacacacacacacacacacacacacacacacacacacacacacacacacacacacacacacacacacacacacacacacacacacacacacacacacacacacacacacaccaacagtaaACTACTGTCAACTGTATGGTGAAGATTGCGTTCCCAGCCACATCCTGCTTCGTGCTCCATGATCACTGGTGACTTGGAGCCTGTACTCTGAGTGCCAata
Protein-coding regions in this window:
- the LOC130392115 gene encoding tumor necrosis factor receptor superfamily member 10B-like; the protein is MNKGILLKACVCVSVFFSVALLCEALPTPPPGTNPNGAVLMRQRSCPEGLYPSASLCCLNCPAGEHQVSSCSSDRESSVCSECPMGTFTEHSNDLRTCLTCTRCRPDHEEVQPCSPTNNTVCRCKSGYFCAHDQACEVCQRCRSCNDGETRVKSCTAHSNSECAKTSTPGTPTEALWILGLLVIGGAVFGIWVYKKRRPWLTCLLSLSPGQSHQNEDDSLLVPLNGEKSLKLCFEYFHVDMDSKVHKRFFRSLDLSDNAINDANNEDRVYELLDVWLQREGQEAKLHHLLQKLRDLDQNRTADSIVEKAIANGHYERGGISHPSYSGKSEE